A genomic region of Thermodesulfobacteriota bacterium contains the following coding sequences:
- a CDS encoding ATP-binding protein yields the protein MQGYRNRQIQAEIEEKLLNFPAVAVLGPRQCGKTTLALTIVKKLGRALYLDLEKPSDQRKLQDPELFFQFQNDNLICLDEIQRQPELFPVLRSIIDERGANGQLLILGSASRDLIKQSSESLAGRIAYIELTPFTLPEVAETADKGPVAIMKLLVRGGFPRSFLAKTAKESFDWRENFIRTFLERDIPQLGFSIPAHSLGRLWQMLAHVHGQVLNSSKLGESLGVSHTTVRKYIDLLSQTFMIRTLPPFEANLKKRLIKSPKIFIRDSGILHALLGIQNIDDLLGHPVYGSSWEGLAIENILTCGRGWHPAFFRTSTGVEIDLILTKGKKAVAFEFKASAAPTVGKGFWMALSDLNINEAWVIAPVKEAYPIKKNVMVAPLDYALNRLQGKR from the coding sequence ATGCAAGGTTACAGAAACAGACAGATCCAGGCGGAAATAGAAGAAAAACTGCTGAACTTTCCGGCCGTTGCGGTGCTGGGGCCGCGCCAGTGCGGCAAGACGACCCTTGCCCTTACAATTGTCAAGAAGCTTGGCCGGGCGTTATATCTTGATCTGGAAAAGCCTTCCGACCAGAGAAAACTTCAAGACCCCGAGTTGTTTTTTCAATTTCAGAACGACAACCTGATCTGCCTGGACGAGATTCAGCGACAACCGGAGCTCTTCCCGGTTTTGAGAAGCATCATCGATGAACGGGGAGCAAACGGGCAACTGCTCATTCTGGGAAGCGCCTCCAGGGACCTGATCAAACAGAGTTCAGAAAGCCTTGCTGGCAGAATCGCCTACATTGAGCTGACGCCGTTTACCCTTCCGGAGGTGGCCGAGACAGCCGATAAAGGGCCTGTTGCCATCATGAAACTCCTCGTAAGGGGCGGATTTCCCAGAAGCTTTCTCGCTAAAACCGCAAAAGAAAGTTTCGACTGGAGAGAAAATTTTATTCGAACTTTTCTTGAGCGGGATATCCCACAGCTTGGTTTTTCCATCCCCGCCCATTCACTGGGACGATTGTGGCAGATGCTGGCCCATGTTCATGGTCAGGTCCTTAACAGCTCCAAGCTTGGTGAATCCCTGGGGGTCAGTCACACCACCGTCAGAAAATATATTGATCTGCTTTCTCAAACGTTCATGATCAGGACACTACCGCCCTTTGAAGCCAACCTCAAAAAGCGGCTGATAAAATCACCAAAGATATTTATCCGCGATTCAGGGATACTGCATGCCCTGCTGGGCATACAGAATATTGACGATCTGCTGGGGCACCCCGTTTATGGTTCGTCTTGGGAGGGCCTTGCGATAGAAAACATTCTGACCTGCGGCAGAGGCTGGCATCCTGCTTTTTTCCGCACCTCAACGGGCGTTGAAATTGACTTGATCCTGACAAAAGGGAAGAAAGCCGTGGCCTTTGAATTTAAAGCATCCGCGGCGCCGACGGTCGGCAAGGGATTCTGGATGGCGTTGAGCGATCTGAATATTAATGAGGCCTGGGTTATCGCGCCGGTAAAAGAGGCCTATCCGATCAAGAAAAATGTCATGGTCGCGCCGCTTGATTACGCGCTTAACCGGCTTCAGGGAAAAAGATAA